A window from Methylococcus mesophilus encodes these proteins:
- a CDS encoding TolC family protein — protein sequence MFSLHPSYRRSDFALLLIVCLTAPAQAGPLSLEQALNQALAGNPGLAEIKSRADALASVPPQAGSLPDPFLSFGALNIPTNDFSLNQDQMTMMEVAVSQQLPFPGKLGLAERAAQQEAIGAAKDVDEARLRLARDIRLSWWALFYYDRTLGILAESRDWMAKLADIADQRYRLGQAEQSDSLLARLELTKLRDKTLELINMRHGEAARLNVLLDRSSDSALELPPEAAFRFPELSSEPALLDQAQAERPLLAQKQAAIEAAQNRLDLAKKEYLPDLNLGFGYAFRQNAPNGEFRSDFANFRLSMNLPLYAATKQSKQVDQRQSELMRERYALHDAERSVQADVTTALAAYHHAHERLSLFEKELLPQARGTLDSLSASYRVGKIAFADVLRAQLSVFDYQVQYWNALTTSQQALARLAAALGKETL from the coding sequence ATGTTTTCGCTACACCCCTCGTACAGGCGATCGGACTTCGCACTGCTGCTGATCGTCTGCCTGACCGCGCCGGCACAGGCCGGCCCGCTTTCCCTGGAACAGGCGCTGAACCAGGCGCTGGCCGGCAATCCGGGACTGGCCGAAATCAAGTCTCGCGCCGACGCCCTTGCCAGCGTTCCGCCGCAGGCCGGCAGCCTGCCCGATCCTTTCCTGAGCTTCGGCGCGCTGAACATCCCGACCAACGATTTCAGCCTGAACCAGGACCAGATGACCATGATGGAGGTCGCCGTCAGCCAGCAGCTTCCCTTTCCGGGCAAGCTCGGCCTGGCCGAACGGGCGGCGCAGCAGGAAGCCATCGGCGCGGCCAAGGATGTCGACGAAGCGCGGCTCCGGCTGGCGCGGGACATCCGCCTGAGCTGGTGGGCGCTGTTCTACTACGACCGCACCCTCGGCATTCTCGCCGAAAGCCGGGACTGGATGGCCAAGCTGGCGGACATCGCCGACCAGCGCTACCGGCTCGGCCAGGCGGAACAGTCGGACAGCCTGCTGGCCCGGCTGGAACTCACCAAGCTGCGCGACAAGACCCTGGAGCTGATCAACATGCGCCACGGCGAGGCGGCCCGTCTCAACGTGCTGCTCGACCGCTCCAGCGACAGCGCGCTGGAATTGCCTCCCGAAGCCGCATTCCGTTTTCCCGAACTGTCGTCCGAGCCGGCGCTGCTCGACCAGGCCCAGGCCGAGCGGCCGCTGCTGGCCCAGAAACAGGCCGCCATCGAAGCCGCCCAGAACCGCCTCGACCTGGCGAAAAAGGAGTACCTGCCCGACCTCAACCTCGGCTTCGGCTACGCCTTCCGCCAGAACGCGCCGAATGGCGAATTCCGCAGCGACTTCGCCAACTTCCGGTTGAGCATGAACCTGCCGCTGTACGCCGCCACCAAGCAGTCCAAGCAGGTCGACCAGAGGCAGAGTGAACTGATGCGGGAACGCTATGCGCTGCATGATGCCGAACGCAGCGTCCAGGCCGACGTGACCACCGCGCTGGCCGCCTACCATCACGCCCATGAGCGCCTGAGCCTGTTCGAGAAGGAGCTCCTCCCTCAGGCGCGCGGCACGCTGGATTCCCTGAGCGCCAGCTACCGGGTGGGCAAGATCGCCTTCGCCGACGTGCTGCGCGCCCAGCTCTCGGTGTTCGATTACCAGGTGCAGTACTGGAACGCCCTCACCACTTCCCAGCAGGCGCTCGCCCGCCTGGCCGCCGCCCTCGGCAAGGAAACGCTATGA
- a CDS encoding LysR family transcriptional regulator produces MKPSLLELRHLQTLLALVETGTLSKAAARVFLTQSALSHQIKQLEDHYGVVLFERKTQPLRLSPAGQRLHSLAETVMKAVREAERDVARIAQGNSGQLRIAVECHTCFDWLMPAMDQFREHWPEIELDLVSGFHVDPLALLREDRAELVVVSEPQAREGIAFHPLFRFEIVGLVSRQHPLAPKAFLAPEDFAEETLLSYPVPEDMLDIVRKVLKPRGIEPKRRTAELTVAILQLVASRRGIAALPNWTVQGYLEREYVLAKAIGETGLWSALYAATTEDMAQSAYMGDFLDIVRSSSFRNLRGLMPLAEESL; encoded by the coding sequence ATGAAGCCATCTTTACTGGAACTCCGCCACCTGCAAACCCTGTTGGCTCTGGTGGAAACCGGCACGCTGTCGAAGGCGGCGGCGCGGGTCTTCCTCACCCAGTCGGCCCTCTCGCACCAGATCAAGCAGTTGGAAGACCATTACGGCGTGGTGCTGTTCGAGCGCAAGACTCAGCCCCTGCGCCTGTCGCCCGCCGGCCAACGCCTGCACAGTCTGGCCGAGACGGTGATGAAGGCGGTGCGGGAGGCCGAACGCGACGTCGCCCGCATCGCCCAGGGCAACAGCGGCCAGCTCCGGATCGCGGTGGAATGCCACACATGCTTCGACTGGCTGATGCCGGCGATGGACCAGTTCCGCGAACACTGGCCGGAGATCGAGCTGGACCTGGTCTCCGGCTTCCACGTCGATCCGCTGGCGCTGCTGCGGGAGGACCGCGCCGAGCTGGTGGTGGTGTCCGAACCTCAGGCGCGCGAGGGCATTGCCTTCCATCCGCTGTTCCGGTTCGAGATCGTGGGCCTGGTGTCGCGCCAGCATCCCCTGGCCCCCAAAGCCTTCCTGGCCCCGGAGGATTTCGCCGAGGAAACCCTGCTCAGCTATCCGGTGCCGGAGGACATGCTGGACATCGTCCGCAAGGTGCTCAAGCCCCGCGGCATCGAGCCCAAACGGCGCACCGCCGAACTCACCGTCGCCATCCTGCAGCTCGTCGCCAGCCGCCGCGGCATCGCCGCCCTGCCCAACTGGACCGTGCAAGGCTATCTCGAGCGGGAATACGTGCTGGCCAAGGCGATCGGCGAAACCGGCCTGTGGAGCGCGCTGTATGCCGCCACCACGGAAGACATGGCGCAATCCGCCTATATGGGGGACTTCCTGGACATCGTGCGCTCCAGCAGTTTCCGCAATCTGCGGGGGCTCATGCCCCTCGCCGAAGAATCGCTGTGA
- the metE gene encoding 5-methyltetrahydropteroyltriglutamate--homocysteine S-methyltransferase, with product MAVTHSLGFPRIGAGRELKQAVEAHWAGRTGPAELAQTGRELRERHWMIQSGSGIDLVPVGDFAWYDQMLNMTALLGAAPRRFGFQADALSLDQYFQLARGNVEQPAMEMTKWFDTNYHYIVPEFDRETGFGPGVDWLFDEVEEAKALRLNPKPVLIGPLTFLYLGKERQAGFSRLELLPRLLPAYAAILQRLHASGVHWVQMDEPILGLDLPPEWIEAFAPAYAALAEAGPKLLLATYFASVAEHAAWLKYSAVAGVHVDAVRAPEQVADFVEDFPADKVLSLGLTDGRNIWRTDLRRALDLAESASAALGERLWLAPSCSLLHVPQDLDLETSLNPEIKAWLAFAVQKLEELAVIDKGLRLGRQAVATELAEQERLLHARAQSPLTHDPAVKRRLEGLSDADFRRYSPFAERCPLQRERLRLPPFPTTTIGSFPQTPAIRKARAAHRSGELNEGAYRDAMRAAIREAVSRQEALGLDLLVHGEAERNDMVEYFGEQLAGYAFTKHGWVQSYGSRCVKPPIIYGDVARPRPMTVEWIGYAQGLTKKPVKGMLTGPVTMLQWSFVRDDQPRAVTALQIALAIRDEVADLEAAGVAAIQIDEPAFREGLPLKAADRADYLDWAVKAFRLASCGVADDTQIHTHMCYSEFGDILPAIAALDADVITIETCRSAMDLLEAFRVFGYPNDIGPGVYDIHSPRVPAGAEMRALLEKAAAAVDPERLWVNPDCGLKTRQWPEAEQALANMVEAARAMRGAISPARSAA from the coding sequence ATGGCAGTCACACATTCCCTGGGATTTCCCCGCATCGGCGCCGGGCGCGAACTTAAGCAGGCCGTCGAAGCCCATTGGGCCGGCCGGACCGGCCCGGCGGAACTGGCGCAGACCGGCCGGGAGTTGCGCGAGCGGCACTGGATGATCCAGAGCGGTTCCGGCATCGACCTGGTGCCGGTCGGCGATTTCGCCTGGTACGACCAGATGCTGAACATGACGGCGCTGCTGGGAGCGGCGCCCCGGCGTTTCGGTTTCCAGGCCGATGCCCTGAGCCTGGACCAGTATTTCCAGCTCGCGCGGGGCAATGTCGAGCAGCCGGCGATGGAAATGACCAAATGGTTCGATACCAACTACCACTATATCGTCCCCGAGTTCGACCGGGAGACCGGCTTCGGTCCGGGCGTGGATTGGCTGTTCGACGAGGTGGAGGAGGCCAAGGCCCTGCGGCTCAATCCCAAGCCGGTGCTGATCGGGCCTCTGACCTTTCTCTATCTCGGCAAGGAAAGGCAGGCCGGCTTCAGCCGCCTGGAGCTCCTGCCCCGGCTGCTGCCGGCCTATGCGGCGATTCTGCAGCGCCTGCATGCCTCAGGCGTGCACTGGGTACAGATGGACGAGCCGATCCTGGGCCTGGATCTGCCGCCGGAATGGATCGAAGCCTTCGCGCCGGCCTATGCCGCCCTGGCGGAAGCAGGCCCCAAGTTATTGCTGGCGACTTATTTCGCTTCGGTGGCGGAACACGCAGCATGGCTCAAGTACTCGGCGGTCGCCGGTGTGCATGTCGACGCGGTGCGGGCGCCCGAACAGGTTGCGGATTTCGTGGAGGATTTCCCGGCCGACAAGGTGCTTTCCCTGGGCCTGACCGACGGGCGAAACATCTGGCGCACGGACCTCCGTCGCGCGCTGGACCTGGCGGAAAGCGCCAGTGCGGCGCTTGGGGAGAGGCTGTGGCTGGCGCCCAGTTGCTCCCTGTTGCACGTGCCGCAGGACCTGGACCTGGAAACCTCGCTGAATCCCGAGATCAAAGCCTGGCTGGCCTTTGCCGTGCAGAAGCTGGAAGAGCTGGCCGTGATCGACAAGGGTCTGCGGCTGGGGCGGCAGGCCGTCGCCACGGAACTCGCGGAACAGGAGCGCTTGCTGCACGCTCGGGCGCAATCGCCGCTGACCCATGATCCCGCCGTCAAGCGGCGGCTGGAGGGTTTGAGCGATGCCGATTTCCGCCGCTACTCGCCGTTCGCCGAGCGCTGTCCGCTGCAGCGCGAGCGGCTGCGCCTGCCGCCGTTTCCGACCACCACCATCGGCTCCTTTCCCCAGACGCCGGCGATCCGCAAGGCGCGGGCCGCCCACCGCAGCGGCGAGCTGAACGAGGGGGCCTACCGGGATGCGATGCGGGCTGCCATCCGCGAGGCCGTGAGCAGGCAGGAAGCCCTGGGGTTGGACCTGCTGGTGCACGGCGAGGCCGAGCGTAACGACATGGTGGAGTATTTCGGCGAGCAGTTGGCCGGCTATGCCTTCACCAAACACGGCTGGGTGCAGAGCTATGGCTCCCGCTGCGTCAAGCCGCCCATCATCTACGGCGACGTGGCGAGGCCCCGGCCGATGACGGTGGAATGGATCGGCTACGCCCAGGGTCTGACGAAGAAGCCCGTGAAGGGCATGCTGACGGGGCCGGTGACGATGCTGCAATGGTCCTTCGTGCGGGACGACCAGCCGCGCGCCGTGACGGCCCTGCAGATCGCGCTGGCGATCCGGGACGAGGTCGCCGACCTGGAAGCCGCCGGCGTGGCTGCGATCCAGATCGACGAGCCGGCATTCCGCGAGGGGCTGCCGCTCAAGGCCGCCGATCGGGCCGATTATCTGGACTGGGCGGTCAAGGCGTTCCGGCTCGCCTCCTGCGGCGTCGCCGACGACACCCAGATCCACACCCACATGTGCTATTCGGAATTCGGCGACATCCTGCCGGCCATCGCCGCGCTGGATGCCGATGTCATCACCATCGAAACCTGCCGCTCGGCCATGGACCTGCTGGAAGCCTTCCGCGTCTTCGGTTATCCCAACGACATCGGCCCCGGCGTCTACGACATCCATTCGCCGCGGGTTCCGGCCGGCGCCGAGATGCGGGCGCTGCTGGAAAAGGCGGCTGCGGCGGTCGATCCCGAGCGGCTGTGGGTCAACCCGGACTGCGGCCTGAAAACCCGCCAGTGGCCGGAAGCGGAGCAGGCGCTGGCGAACATGGTAGAGGCGGCCAGGGCGATGCGAGGGGCGATATCGCCGGCCAGATCGGCGGCGTAA
- a CDS encoding cytochrome C, giving the protein MYRSSSLVKPWSLRLAALTAALMFALLPGGPAIAAKSGVAVSQASYDKKTGTLKVIAVAKGLAGNLTVLHAGGGVLAEQPATGKSQTFTIALEQMGQVPCEVEARVGETSSMRKVAGAPAECKKVPLCRILTPADGTRLTVNTPVTFSAQATLKDKTAGPLTYEWDFAGGVFDNSHPTTLESQARFVRDNSAYRVRFAATDAKGRRCEAAVEVKVGTPPTEAANFPAKVAEQPAPLRGSETNGDKGDLVVLPFQEWSMQHTSDLNQNPNAYDSFNHLFNTLNAYVIEKGGVGGAKPRFLTQDEVDLRYSAASNPQDPAGTNSINSTSQNWPLNADTTKPAPFMEPATTLKKTDIWEVHPDRDPTKLDPSYRRWSAVQGIFGWAGLHNAIPGLPAPDEGYFPHATPPLEGEQTPDYFQYYLDQYAKFQALIPPGVEHGSYMPGKDQPYVANRPQSFARFDAEQQWFRAETIPITSVDDQGRVNPYPLLRVEASRNGNSSVAAATDGVLSNSRDFHCRECHAKGKIGANPNAGHKPEAFLSSPKGQDSWYFEYRDPNFHPDRPVLYEAASDSIHDQEYAASLNYSSVHDFYDGYDFVGSIFNGGGSLWAFHNGPFKEDTPKTCNGCHFTMPEGFYKKDTYWAAAPYDNTNLYYNPDYSMSMHRFHGELQYNADKTDIRRNEKGGYLRFDWKTLTSRTPNQNLNPNTLFPIFDANGKQLPMEENCLKCHSGHREPLYDDRMATAGVTCYDCHGDMLAMGRSFPKDSAKAGSTNVADYRIAWLEETDCGSCHSGKGVEAVRRTAFESTDLSATSRPVDKNDPDAIRFAVVPNYQKELESYVYSWDPTGNGGQGADVDDYTPLRLDSPLYRYGKDQHAGITCAACHGAAHGVGPNRDPKANENVTAIQLQGYPGPIAECKVCHTRDAFNAPESVGSTTHYPDKNGNPTILAGPHNLHPVYDPYWWKQAQGDSANGDGGNYGGWHNNYAKLPGTKGEDQCAACHGNDHKGTRLSKTPVDRVFDFRGFDAKKLKKAGFKSKVVKVPAGTPIGCDTCHSLETSFIGSPGH; this is encoded by the coding sequence ATGTATCGGTCGTCATCGCTCGTAAAACCATGGTCGCTGCGCCTCGCGGCGTTGACCGCCGCTCTGATGTTTGCCCTGTTACCCGGCGGACCGGCAATAGCGGCAAAATCCGGGGTCGCCGTCAGCCAAGCGAGCTATGACAAGAAAACCGGCACACTCAAAGTCATTGCGGTTGCCAAGGGTCTTGCTGGAAACCTTACCGTACTCCATGCCGGTGGCGGCGTTCTGGCAGAACAGCCGGCTACCGGCAAAAGCCAGACCTTCACGATCGCGCTGGAACAAATGGGGCAAGTGCCCTGCGAAGTGGAAGCACGCGTAGGCGAGACATCCTCGATGCGAAAAGTCGCTGGTGCGCCGGCGGAATGCAAAAAGGTGCCACTTTGCCGGATTCTTACGCCCGCCGATGGCACCCGACTCACTGTCAACACCCCCGTTACCTTCAGCGCCCAGGCCACTCTTAAAGACAAGACAGCCGGCCCACTCACATACGAATGGGACTTCGCCGGTGGCGTGTTCGACAACAGCCATCCGACCACCTTGGAGAGCCAAGCCAGATTCGTTCGCGACAACAGCGCGTACCGGGTGAGATTCGCCGCCACCGACGCCAAGGGCCGGCGCTGCGAGGCGGCGGTAGAGGTGAAGGTTGGCACCCCACCCACCGAGGCCGCCAATTTTCCAGCCAAGGTAGCCGAGCAACCGGCCCCCTTGCGCGGCTCGGAAACCAACGGCGACAAAGGGGACCTTGTGGTGCTGCCATTCCAGGAATGGTCCATGCAGCACACCAGCGACCTGAACCAGAACCCCAACGCCTATGATTCCTTCAACCACCTGTTCAACACACTGAACGCCTATGTCATCGAAAAGGGCGGCGTAGGCGGTGCCAAGCCACGGTTCCTGACTCAGGACGAGGTGGATCTGCGCTATTCCGCCGCATCCAACCCGCAAGACCCGGCGGGCACCAATTCGATCAATTCCACCAGCCAAAACTGGCCCCTCAACGCAGATACGACCAAACCGGCGCCGTTCATGGAGCCGGCCACCACACTCAAGAAAACCGACATCTGGGAAGTCCACCCCGACCGCGACCCGACCAAGCTGGACCCGAGCTATCGGCGCTGGTCCGCCGTCCAGGGCATTTTCGGCTGGGCGGGGCTGCACAACGCCATTCCCGGCCTGCCGGCCCCGGACGAGGGTTATTTTCCCCACGCCACCCCGCCTCTCGAGGGCGAGCAGACGCCCGATTATTTCCAGTATTACTTGGACCAATATGCCAAATTCCAGGCATTGATTCCGCCAGGTGTTGAGCACGGCAGCTACATGCCGGGCAAGGATCAGCCCTACGTCGCCAACCGGCCCCAGTCCTTCGCCCGGTTCGATGCCGAGCAGCAATGGTTCCGAGCGGAGACGATTCCCATCACCAGCGTCGACGACCAGGGCCGGGTCAATCCCTATCCCCTGCTGCGGGTGGAGGCCAGCCGCAACGGGAATAGCAGTGTTGCGGCGGCTACCGATGGGGTGTTGAGCAACAGCCGGGATTTCCACTGCCGGGAATGCCATGCCAAAGGGAAAATCGGCGCAAATCCCAACGCGGGCCACAAGCCGGAAGCGTTCCTGTCCAGCCCCAAGGGACAGGACTCCTGGTATTTCGAATACCGCGATCCTAATTTCCACCCGGACCGTCCGGTGCTGTACGAGGCGGCGAGCGACAGTATTCACGACCAGGAATACGCGGCATCGCTCAATTATTCCAGCGTCCACGATTTCTACGACGGCTACGACTTCGTCGGATCGATCTTCAACGGCGGCGGCTCGCTTTGGGCCTTCCACAACGGCCCGTTCAAGGAGGACACACCCAAGACCTGCAACGGTTGCCATTTCACCATGCCGGAGGGTTTCTACAAGAAGGATACCTACTGGGCTGCTGCGCCATACGACAATACCAATCTGTACTACAACCCGGATTATTCGATGTCCATGCATCGCTTCCACGGCGAGTTGCAATACAACGCAGACAAGACCGATATCCGGCGTAACGAGAAAGGCGGGTATTTGCGGTTCGATTGGAAGACCCTCACCAGCCGGACACCCAACCAAAATCTCAATCCCAACACTCTGTTCCCGATCTTCGACGCCAACGGAAAGCAGTTGCCCATGGAGGAAAACTGCCTGAAATGCCACTCCGGGCATCGCGAGCCGCTCTACGACGACCGCATGGCAACGGCGGGCGTGACGTGCTACGACTGCCACGGCGACATGCTGGCGATGGGGAGGTCCTTCCCGAAAGACTCCGCCAAGGCCGGTTCCACCAACGTAGCGGATTACCGCATCGCGTGGCTGGAGGAAACCGATTGCGGTTCCTGCCATAGTGGAAAAGGCGTCGAAGCCGTGCGAAGAACCGCGTTTGAGTCCACCGACCTGTCTGCCACTTCGCGGCCGGTCGACAAGAACGATCCGGACGCGATCCGCTTCGCCGTGGTGCCCAATTACCAGAAGGAGCTGGAGTCATATGTATACAGCTGGGACCCGACCGGCAACGGCGGCCAAGGGGCGGACGTAGACGATTACACCCCGCTCCGGCTCGACAGCCCACTCTACCGCTACGGCAAGGACCAGCACGCCGGCATTACCTGTGCGGCCTGCCACGGCGCGGCGCACGGGGTGGGACCGAACCGCGATCCCAAGGCCAACGAGAACGTGACGGCCATCCAACTGCAGGGCTACCCCGGACCGATTGCGGAATGCAAAGTCTGTCACACCCGGGATGCCTTCAATGCCCCGGAAAGCGTCGGCAGCACCACGCATTACCCGGACAAGAACGGCAACCCGACGATTCTGGCCGGGCCGCACAACCTGCACCCTGTCTACGACCCGTACTGGTGGAAACAAGCACAGGGCGACAGCGCCAACGGCGACGGCGGCAACTACGGCGGCTGGCACAACAACTACGCCAAGCTGCCCGGCACCAAGGGCGAAGACCAGTGCGCGGCCTGCCACGGCAACGACCACAAGGGCACCCGTCTGTCCAAGACGCCGGTGGACCGGGTGTTCGACTTCCGCGGCTTCGACGCCAAGAAGCTGAAGAAGGCCGGATTCAAGTCCAAGGTCGTCAAAGTGCCCGCCGGCACGCCGATCGGCTGCGACACCTGCCATAGCCTCGAGACCAGCTTCATCGGATCGCCGGGGCACTGA
- a CDS encoding cytochrome C, which produces MNTTSHAPPSLRRSSPLVAGLLLTLAATLAPEGTLAAAKLKIAKAAWSEKSGTLTIAGKAKGGTGPIDVYDVNGRRLGSGQGDSFAVTLSRQDLAGVPCAVRVQTGDTEVIKPVKGAPKSCSGAPACSIVSPGPGTAVQVGVEAHFEATATAKDPAAQPFSYEWDFAGGAMGELIAGSNPPAYKRPTGLMAMVAFVRNDSRYRVRFIATDAKGRRCEDSVEVTVGNPPTGLPGKVSEQGAPALGGELDGTKGDVVVMPFEEWSYQNLSDMRYGRNGWGSFTPVVNNVRAYAFKKDRLPVFLSGSEVELRYSAASNPSDPVGGGSINSTSRNWPLGASLVDAALQKTDIWELSDRPDAEKSANYYACSWAMEGAWGAMWGCSSALGKPEPDEGYFIAKKDDAGNIVSDDHNTDLQHGAYMPGKAQPFESNVPQPFSQHVAVTQSDGKDKPAAWFAANMLPFTDIDDQGRVNPYPLLRVEAVAKGGGSVLAKTDGVVSASRDFHCRECHAKGGVAANPNASRTKAAYGSSAWGKTALQIGREKGPAHRYYLPDDKIPSQPELFSVSEAGGDPSNLFDAEYAASLNYSSMHQFYDAYPFLYKMLYGIEKLNLSDSEKANPANIGHDNPMPCYGCHLSPLAYVPYKMDMAWYDEEGFDVNDPAYAPNYSISMHRFHAELQWNDAKTDIVRDDKGAFVRFDWKNKGQHNSTKTGSLFPIFDGQGKQLPMEENCLKCHSGHREQQFRDRMYTAGVSCYDCHGDMLAVGEAFPKNYLANKDKLGSINRDDYRVPWFDQPDCGSCHVGDGNQGADQGGGFFSAGVMKRAFDEADFSATPRAIDRSDPNSRRFSAAPLETYKAVFPTTYAYDYDPVGKTFLEQSTETRIDAPLFREGKDRHGNVACAACHGAAHSVWPNRDPSSNDNVTALQLQGHTGTILECNVCHTADSFAKKEDLDGGQYSGDAQTGILGGPHDMHPVNDPYWWKGAQGDGANSDGSAYGGWHNDYAKLPGMKGEDQCAACHGNDHKGTRLSKTPVDRVFDFRGYDGKKLKKAGFKTKVVKVAAGTSIGCDTCHSLETSFIASPGH; this is translated from the coding sequence GTGAATACCACAAGCCATGCACCACCATCATTGCGTCGCAGCAGCCCGCTTGTCGCGGGCCTGCTGTTGACGCTGGCCGCCACGCTGGCCCCTGAAGGCACCTTGGCCGCCGCCAAGCTCAAGATTGCCAAAGCGGCCTGGTCGGAAAAGTCCGGCACGCTGACGATCGCCGGCAAAGCCAAGGGCGGAACCGGCCCCATCGATGTCTACGACGTCAACGGCCGGCGGCTGGGCAGTGGCCAGGGCGACAGTTTCGCGGTGACGCTGAGCCGCCAGGACCTCGCGGGCGTCCCCTGCGCGGTGCGGGTCCAGACCGGTGACACCGAGGTCATCAAACCGGTGAAGGGCGCACCCAAATCCTGCAGCGGCGCTCCCGCCTGCAGCATCGTCAGTCCTGGCCCAGGCACCGCGGTCCAGGTCGGCGTGGAGGCCCATTTCGAAGCCACCGCCACGGCCAAGGACCCGGCGGCGCAGCCGTTCAGCTACGAATGGGACTTCGCCGGCGGCGCCATGGGCGAACTCATCGCCGGCAGCAATCCACCCGCCTACAAGCGGCCCACCGGGCTGATGGCGATGGTCGCGTTCGTCCGCAACGACAGCCGTTACCGGGTGAGGTTCATCGCCACCGACGCCAAGGGCCGGCGCTGCGAGGACAGCGTCGAGGTGACGGTAGGCAATCCGCCGACGGGGCTGCCTGGCAAGGTGTCGGAGCAGGGCGCGCCGGCGCTGGGCGGCGAGCTGGACGGCACCAAGGGCGACGTCGTGGTCATGCCGTTCGAGGAATGGAGCTATCAGAATCTGAGCGACATGCGCTATGGAAGGAACGGATGGGGTTCGTTCACGCCCGTCGTGAACAACGTCCGGGCCTATGCCTTCAAGAAGGACCGGCTGCCGGTGTTCCTCAGCGGCAGCGAGGTGGAGCTCCGCTATTCGGCGGCATCCAATCCGTCCGATCCGGTGGGCGGCGGTTCCATTAATTCCACCAGCCGGAACTGGCCGTTGGGCGCCTCCCTGGTCGATGCTGCGCTCCAAAAGACGGACATCTGGGAACTTTCCGATCGTCCGGATGCCGAGAAATCCGCGAACTACTATGCCTGTTCCTGGGCGATGGAGGGTGCCTGGGGAGCAATGTGGGGCTGTTCCAGTGCGCTCGGCAAGCCGGAGCCCGATGAAGGCTATTTCATCGCCAAGAAGGATGACGCCGGGAATATCGTTTCCGACGACCACAACACCGACCTGCAACACGGCGCCTACATGCCGGGCAAGGCCCAGCCCTTCGAAAGCAACGTACCGCAGCCCTTCTCCCAACACGTCGCGGTCACCCAGTCCGACGGCAAGGACAAGCCGGCCGCCTGGTTTGCCGCCAACATGCTCCCCTTCACCGACATCGACGACCAAGGGCGGGTCAATCCCTATCCGCTGCTGCGAGTGGAAGCCGTGGCCAAGGGCGGCGGGAGCGTGCTCGCCAAGACCGACGGCGTAGTGAGCGCCAGCCGCGATTTCCACTGCCGCGAATGCCACGCCAAGGGCGGGGTCGCTGCCAATCCCAACGCGTCCCGCACCAAGGCCGCCTACGGCTCCAGCGCCTGGGGCAAGACCGCGCTGCAAATCGGCAGGGAAAAAGGGCCGGCCCACCGTTACTACCTCCCGGACGACAAGATCCCCAGCCAGCCGGAATTGTTTTCGGTGAGCGAAGCCGGGGGAGACCCCAGCAATCTGTTCGATGCGGAGTACGCGGCGTCGCTCAACTATTCGAGCATGCACCAGTTCTACGACGCCTATCCGTTCCTGTACAAGATGCTGTACGGCATCGAGAAACTGAACCTCAGCGACAGCGAAAAGGCTAATCCGGCCAACATCGGGCACGACAATCCGATGCCCTGTTATGGCTGCCACCTGTCGCCCCTGGCCTATGTGCCGTACAAAATGGACATGGCCTGGTATGACGAGGAAGGCTTCGACGTCAACGACCCGGCGTACGCCCCCAACTATTCCATCTCCATGCACCGTTTCCATGCCGAACTGCAGTGGAACGACGCCAAGACCGACATCGTCCGGGACGACAAGGGAGCCTTCGTCCGCTTCGACTGGAAGAACAAGGGCCAGCACAATTCGACCAAAACCGGCAGCCTGTTCCCGATCTTCGACGGCCAGGGCAAGCAGCTTCCTATGGAGGAAAACTGCCTCAAGTGCCACAGCGGTCACCGCGAGCAGCAGTTCCGAGACCGTATGTACACCGCGGGCGTGAGCTGCTACGACTGCCATGGCGACATGCTGGCCGTGGGCGAGGCCTTCCCCAAGAACTATCTGGCCAACAAGGACAAGCTAGGCTCGATCAACCGGGACGACTACCGGGTACCCTGGTTCGACCAGCCCGACTGCGGTTCCTGCCATGTCGGCGACGGCAATCAGGGTGCCGATCAAGGCGGCGGATTCTTCAGTGCCGGGGTCATGAAACGGGCCTTCGACGAGGCGGACTTCTCCGCCACGCCCCGCGCCATCGACCGGAGCGACCCCAATTCGCGGCGGTTCTCAGCGGCGCCTTTGGAGACCTACAAAGCGGTGTTTCCCACGACCTATGCGTATGACTACGACCCGGTAGGCAAGACGTTCCTGGAACAATCCACCGAAACCAGGATCGACGCGCCCCTGTTCCGCGAAGGCAAAGACCGCCACGGCAACGTCGCCTGCGCGGCCTGCCACGGCGCGGCGCACTCGGTGTGGCCGAACCGCGATCCGAGTTCGAACGACAACGTCACCGCGCTGCAGCTCCAGGGCCACACGGGCACCATCCTCGAGTGCAACGTCTGCCACACCGCGGATTCCTTCGCCAAGAAGGAAGACCTGGACGGCGGCCAGTACAGCGGCGACGCGCAGACCGGCATCCTGGGCGGACCGCACGACATGCACCCGGTCAACGACCCGTACTGGTGGAAAGGCGCCCAGGGCGACGGAGCCAACAGCGACGGCAGCGCCTACGGCGGCTGGCACAACGACTACGCCAAGCTGCCGGGGATGAAAGGCGAAGACCAGTGCGCGGCCTGCCACGGCAACGACCACAAGGGCACGCGTCTTTCCAAGACGCCGGTGGACCGGGTGTTCGACTTCCGGGGCTACGACGGCAAGAAGCTGAAGAAGGCCGGGTTCAAGACCAAGGTCGTCAAAGTGGCCGCGGGCACGTCGATCGGCTGCGATACCTGCCACAGCCTGGAGACCAGCTTCATCGCCTCGCCGGGGCATTGA